From a single Paenibacillus sp. FSL R5-0345 genomic region:
- a CDS encoding DoxX family protein gives MNIVAIVLQSLLVLAFVMAGSGKAAGSKMHVDNFKKWRLPQWFRVVTGLVELVAAAALVVGYWEPSWAAAGALLLGVTAIGGVLTHIRAKDSFKQCFPIILLGVLAFIVFFIRLSDLSDFPGFN, from the coding sequence ATGAATATTGTAGCCATCGTTTTGCAAAGCTTGCTGGTACTTGCTTTCGTTATGGCAGGATCGGGAAAAGCAGCGGGTTCAAAAATGCATGTGGACAACTTTAAAAAATGGCGTTTACCACAATGGTTTCGGGTGGTAACAGGACTCGTTGAGCTTGTCGCCGCGGCAGCTTTGGTTGTTGGTTACTGGGAGCCGAGTTGGGCAGCGGCAGGAGCACTTTTACTTGGAGTTACTGCTATTGGTGGAGTTCTGACTCATATTCGCGCAAAAGATTCGTTCAAACAATGCTTTCCGATTATTTTGCTTGGTGTGTTAGCTTTTATCGTATTTTTCATCCGTCTTTCCGATCTGAGTGACTTTCCAGGGTTTAATTAA
- the thiD gene encoding bifunctional hydroxymethylpyrimidine kinase/phosphomethylpyrimidine kinase produces MTQIIKTLTIAGSDSSGGAGIQADLKTFEEYGTYGFSALTTIVTMDPDNGWHHNVYPIDASIVAEQLKTIFAGGPVNAMKTGMLGSVEIVRVAEQAIKENLQTNVVIDPVMVCKGEDEVLNPDSAEAIRDLLLPLATVVTPNLFEAGVLSGLGKLSTLEDMKEAARLIHKLGARNVVVKGGKALGGDQAIDVFFDGSEYTVFQTAKIEPAHNHGAGCTFAAAITGGLANGLSVHEAVAKAKDFVSAAIRNGFAFNEYVGPVFHGGYRLER; encoded by the coding sequence ATGACTCAAATTATTAAAACTCTAACTATTGCAGGCAGCGACTCCAGTGGTGGCGCAGGCATCCAAGCGGATCTAAAAACATTTGAAGAGTATGGTACCTACGGCTTCAGTGCCTTGACAACTATCGTTACAATGGACCCGGACAACGGCTGGCACCATAATGTTTATCCAATTGACGCCTCCATTGTTGCTGAGCAGCTAAAAACTATTTTCGCAGGCGGCCCGGTAAATGCCATGAAGACAGGTATGCTGGGAAGCGTTGAAATCGTGCGTGTTGCTGAGCAAGCGATTAAAGAAAATCTACAGACCAATGTAGTGATTGATCCGGTCATGGTCTGCAAAGGCGAAGATGAGGTTTTAAACCCAGACAGCGCGGAGGCTATTCGCGATTTACTGCTGCCACTAGCTACTGTGGTTACTCCAAATCTGTTTGAAGCTGGCGTTCTTTCAGGTCTTGGCAAGCTTTCTACGCTAGAGGACATGAAAGAAGCTGCTCGTCTGATTCATAAGCTCGGTGCACGTAATGTCGTGGTTAAAGGCGGCAAAGCACTCGGGGGCGATCAAGCGATTGATGTCTTCTTTGACGGTTCTGAGTACACCGTATTTCAAACAGCCAAAATCGAACCCGCTCACAATCATGGAGCCGGATGTACCTTCGCCGCAGCCATTACAGGCGGTTTAGCTAACGGTCTATCCGTTCATGAAGCTGTAGCAAAAGCTAAGGATTTTGTCTCTGCAGCCATCCGTAATGGATTTGCATTCAATGAATATGTAGGACCTGTATTTCATGGTGGCTACCGTTTAGAGCGCTAG